The Pleurodeles waltl isolate 20211129_DDA chromosome 7, aPleWal1.hap1.20221129, whole genome shotgun sequence genome includes a region encoding these proteins:
- the LOC138246899 gene encoding mucin-2-like, with translation MIDMKVKPCIKRNYDPLILSLRQLVGKISKEDEDDNRKCCEDNLLTNGKHVNQSDVGIRQWLSMAFARIVYFMLVVSLAARKADLTDAENTHHRDSTNTIDAFDYHTLIDENANPLMEASSNTTSKDSHSHTTAATFNSSSKAILDPESRDNPSPTSAQSSDLTINGSSALGNMDIKESPNANRKGSSTTTTVDSATNTTTAEEVNSSSKASNLPTTKDTTKHTTEDSATTPAKERPTTDAIENTTNPSPTSIFRTSLITNSPVLSTTNSKESPDANSKDSPDTTSMDSATSTTTTRSHTPTAKEVNPSSSTSNLPTIMEGTDRTTEKNSTTAAKDSPTTDAKENTTNPSPATTSNSDLTTDSPVLRTTESKESRKPNSKNSLDTNRMDSATSITSTRNPKPTAEELNPSSTISNLPTIVDSLDHITKESPTTSAKESPTTDAKVSATNPDPSTISISDLTTNSPALRITESKEGLNVNSKDSPDTTRMDTATSTTRSPEPTAEEVNSSSKASNLSTTKDTTKHTTEDSATTPAKERPTTDAIENTTNPSPTSIFSTILITNSPVLSTTNSKESPDANSKDSPDTPSMDSATSTTTTRSHAPTAKEVNPSSSTSNLPTIMEGMDRTTEKNSTTAAKDSPTTDAKENATNPSPATTSIFDLTTDSPVLRTTESKESLKPNSKNSLDTNRMDSATSITSTRSPKPTAEELNPSSTISNLPTIMDSLDHITKESRTTSAKESPTTNAKVSATNPGPSTISISDLTTNSPVLRITESKEGLNVNSKDSPETTRMDTATSTTRSREPTAEELNPSSSTSNPPIIKDINNHTTEKNPTSLTKESPITHSKDSPTTTTKGNPTSTTKEAPNITRDSPSITTPPPTTSNKSLSSNPPGHHSTAKATGLNAPTSMGASTSTTRVTSNGVSLYTILFRIFYKESPLKLSFCELECSVLLTVARDGKDKSYVIQLQKALREYFAINEDSVASSGVLWDASKAVLRGTDRSLVRAWERSLTSHIAQLEAWEGDHFSKLQEVDDAFASYYRVRYQASATIVPDHARQFLVDVSLQALPLMEVQLLAEPLTEKEAREAISPMGTGYLTLRGGLKASLAVPLLQQARSCFDSSFMLAEAFQLMQRTRAETSDFDKETCFKGPTIKT, from the exons GCTCAGCATGGCATTCGCAAGGATAGTGTACTTTATGCTGGTGGTGTCACTAGCAGCTCGTAAGGCAGATCTCACAGATGCAGAAAATACTCACCACAGAGACAGCACCAACACAATAGATGCCTTTGATTACCACACACTGATTGATGAAAATGCCAACCCTTTAATGGAGGCGAGCTCAAACACCACCAGTAAGGACAGTCATTCTCACACCACTGCAGCTACTTTTAACTCCTCTAGCAAGGCCATCCTAGACCCCGAAAGCAGAGACAATCCCAGCCCAACCAGTGCACAAAGTTCTGATCTCACCATCAATGGTAGTTCTGCCCTTGGAAACATGGATATCAAAGAAAGTCCCAATGCTAACAGGAAAGGCAGTTCTACCACCACCACTGTGGAtagtgccaccaacaccaccactgctGAAGAAGTCAATTCCAGTTCAAAAGCCTCTAACCTTCCTACCACCAAGGACACTACCAAACATACAACTGAGGATAGTGCTACCACTCCTGCCAAGGAGAGGCCCACCACAGATGCCATTGAGAATACCACAAATCCCAGCCCCACTTCCATATTCCGTACTAGTCTCATCACCAACAGTCCTGTCCTCAGTACCACTAACAGCAAAGAAAGTCCCGATGCTAACAGCAAGGACAGTCCTGACACGACCAGCATGGACagtgccacctccaccaccaccaccaggagtcACACACCCACTGCCAAAGAAGTAAATCCCAGCTCATCCACCTCTAACCTTCCCACCATCATGGAAGGTACGGACCGTACAACTGAGAaaaattctaccaccgctgccaaggacagtcCCACCACTGATGCCAAAGAGAATACCACAAATCCCAGCCCAGCTACCACATCCAATTCTGATCTCACCACTGACAGTCCTGTCCTCAGAACCACTGAGAGCAAAGAAAGTCGCAAACCGAACAGCAAGAATAGTCTTGACACCAACAGAATGGACAGTGCCACCTCCATCACCTCAACCAGGAATCCCAAGCCCACTGCTGAAGAACTCAATCCGAGCTCAACCATCTCTAACCTTCCCACTATCGTGGACAGTTTGGACCATATAACTAAGGAAAGTCCTACCACCAGTGCCAAAGAGAGTCCCACCACCGATGCCAAAGTGAGTGCCACAAATCCCGACCCATCAACCATATCAATTTCTGATCTCACTACTAACAGTCCTGCCCTCAGAATCACTGAGAGCAAAGAAGGTCTCAACGTTAACAGCAAGGATAGTCCTGACACCACCAGAATggacactgccacctccaccaccaggAGTCCTGAACCCACTGCCGAAGAAGTCAATTCCAGCTCAAAAGCCTCTAACCTTTCTACCACCAAGGACACTACCAAACATACAACTGAGGATAGTGCTACCACCCCTGCCAAGGAGAGGCCCACCACAGATGCCATTGAGAATACCACAAATCCCAGCCCCACTTCCATATTCAGTACTATTCTCATCACCAACAGTCCTGTCCTCAGTACCACTAACAGCAAAGAAAGTCCCGATGCTAACAGCAAGGACAGTCCTGACACGCCCAGCATGGACagtgccacctccaccaccaccaccaggagtcACGCACCCACTGCCAAAGAAGTAAATCCCAGCTCATCCACCTCTAACCTTCCCACCATCATGGAAGGTATGGACCGTACAACTGAGAaaaattctaccaccgctgccaaggacagtcCCACCACTGATGCCAAAGAGAATGCCACAAATCCCAGCCCAGCTACCACATCCATTTTTGATCTCACCACTGACAGTCCTGTACTCAGAACCACTGAGAGCAAAGAAAGTCTCAAACCTAACAGCAAGAATAGTCTTGACACCAACAGAATGGACAGTGCCACCTCCATCACCTCAACCAGGAGTCCCAAGCCCACTGCTGAAGAACTCAATCCGAGCTCAACCATCTCTAACCTTCCCACTATCATGGACAGTTTGGACCATATAACTAAGGAAAGTCGTACCACCAGTGCCAAAGAGAGTCCCACCACCAATGCCAAAGTGAGTGCCACAAATCCCGGCCCATCAACCATATCAATTTCTGATCTCACTACTAACAGTCCTGTCCTCAGAATCACTGAGAGCAAAGAAGGTCTCAACGTTAACAGCAAGGATAGTCCTGAAACCACCAGAATggacactgccacctccaccaccaggAGTCGTGAACCCACTGCCGAAGAACTCAATCCCAGTTCATCCACTTCTAACCCTCCCATCATCAAGGACATTAACAACCATACAACTGAGAAAAACCCTACCAGCCTTACCAAAGAGAGTCCAATAACCCATTCCAAGGACAGTCCCACAACTACCACTAAGGGAAATCCCACCAGCACTACCAAAGAGGCTCCCAACATTACAAGAGACAGTCCAAGTATCACCACACCCCCTCCTACCACCAGTAATAAGagcctctccagcaacccacctgGTCACCATTCTACTGCCAAAGCAACAGGCCTCAACGCACCCACCTCCATGGGGGCCTCAACAAGCACAACTCGTGTTACAAGCAATGGTGTGAGCCT GTACACAATCCTATTTCGGATATTTTACAAAGAAAGTCCTTTAAAACTGAGTTTCTGCGAATTGGAATGCTCAGTTTTACTGACTGTGGCCAGAGATGGAAAA GACAAGTCTTATGTTATTCAGTTGCAAAAGGCGCTGCGTGAGTACTTCGCCATCAATGAGGACTCGGTGGCGTCGTCCGGGGTCTTGTGGGATGCGAGTAAGGCGGTGCTGAGGGGGACAGACAGGAGCCTTGTCCGCGCTTGGGAGCGCTCCCTGACATCCCACATTGCTCAGCTAGAGGCGTGGGAA GGGGACCACTTCTCCAAACTCCAAGAAGTGGATGATGCTTTTGCATCATACTACAGAGTACGGTACCAAGCTTCGGCAACCATTGTGCCGGATCATGCCCGTCAGTTCTTGGTAGATGTTTCCCTCCAAGCATTGCCTTTGATGGAGGTACAATTGCTTGCCGAACCACTCACTGAGAAGGAGGCCAGAGAGGCCATCTCTCCGATGGGGACGG GCTACCTGACACTGCGGGGGGggcttaaggcttccctcgcagtgccattgcttcagcaagcacgtagctgctttgacagcagcttcaTGCTTGCTGAGGCATTTCAACTCATGCAGCGGACTCGTGCagaaacttcagattttgacaaagagacctgctttaaaggtcccactaTCAAAACCTGA